In Nymphaea colorata isolate Beijing-Zhang1983 chromosome 3, ASM883128v2, whole genome shotgun sequence, a genomic segment contains:
- the LOC116251472 gene encoding L-type lectin-domain containing receptor kinase SIT2-like, with the protein MAPPQLPSKTLLLFLLHLLLVHLPKAATSTADSFNYNGFKTAGLILTDESGLTSTGALQLTRGDRALWKKGHAFHGQPLRFKQFPSSAGNTTVSFSTRFVFAIVNEIEYDGGNGLAFAIAPSTLSNAMGGDYLGLVRNNTNGNFSNHVFAVEFDTYQGTWLNDLNDNHVGVDINGVTSNKSETAAYFTDDGKSQRIDLKSGDLIQAWIDYNGSEKWINVTVAPISHTSKPARPLISYSIDLYPVLLDSMYVGFSSGTSRATSAHYVLAWSFAINGEAQELDVSHLPKIPKKKTSWKSSKLLPYSTTLSLLFLMMLGSVAYLVYKRRKLTSETVEEWELDYPHRLPYKEIYRATNGFSEKELLGRGGFGSVYRGVLRSNGMEVAVKKVAHDGKQGMKEFVSEVSSLGRLRHRNLVQLQGWCRRKDELLLVYEFMPNGSLDTFLFNAKKRHLSWDERFKILKGIASGLLYLHEGWEQVVIHRDVKASNVLLDAELNGKLGDFGLARLYEHGTNPQTTHIVGTLGYMAPELSITGKATKSSDVFGFGAFLLEMACGRRPVEATRPSDEMVLVSWVHMCWRRGELLSVVDDRLGKKYVEAEVELVLKLGVLCSQTVPEARPSMRQVVQFLDGDVPLQEVPLEKLLVEDDLGYDQLVMAYPSSDKFTSKSSSRMENSEVSRDLYLPQSGY; encoded by the coding sequence ATGGCGCCGCCCCAGCTGCCATCGAAGACCCTTCTGCTTTTcctcctccatcttcttcttgttcatctaCCAAAGGCTGCGACCTCAACTGCCGACAGCTTCAACTACAATGGTTTTAAGACAGCCGGCCTCATCTTGACGGACGAGTCCGGCCTCACTTCGACAGGCGCTCTGCAGCTAACCAGAGGTGACCGGGCACTGTGGAAAAAAGGACACGCCTTCCACGGTCAGCCCCTGAGGTTCAAGCAGTTTCCTTCATCTGCTGGCAACACGACCGTGTCTTTCAGCACCAGGTTCGTCTTCGCGATCGTCAACGAAATCGAGTACGACGGCGGCAACGGCCTCGCCTTTGCCATTGCTCCTTCCACCCTGTCGAACGCCATGGGCGGCGACTACCTGGGCCTCGTCCGGAACAACACCAACGGCAACTTCTCCAACCATGTGTTCGCCGTGGAGTTCGACACTTACCAGGGGACGTGGTTGAATGACCTCAACGACAACCATGTCGGCGTCGACATCAACGGCGTAACATCCAACAAGTCTGAAACTGCTGCTTACTTTACAGATGATGGCAAGAGCCAGAGAATCGATTTGAAGTCCGGGGATCTGATCCAAGCATGGATAGACTACAACGGAAGCGAGAAGTGGATCAATGTAACCGTGGCTCCGATTAGTCACACTTCCAAGCCGGCCAGGCCTCTCATATCTTACTCCATTGATCTGTACCCTGTTCTCCTCGATTCCATGTATGTTGGTTTCAGTTCGGGCACGTCGAGAGCGACGAGTGCGCATTACGTCTTGGCCTGGAGCTTCGCGATCAATGGAGAAGCGCAGGAACTGGATGTTTCCCACCTCCCCAAGATCCCCAAGAAAAAGACCTCATGGAAATCCTCTAAGCTCTTGCCATACTCCACGaccctctccctcttgtttcTTATGATGCTGGGCAGCGTCGCGTATCTGGTGTACAAGAGGAGGAAGCTGACTTCCGAAACGGTTGAAGAGTGGGAGCTGGACTACCCACACAGGCTGCCCTACAAGGAGATCTACAGGGCCACCAATGGTTTCAGTGAGAAGGAGCTCTTGGGGAGGGGAGGTTTTGGTAGCGTTTACAGGGGAGTGTTGCGCAGCAACGGCATGGAGGTCGCCGTCAAGAAAGTGGCGCACGACGGAAAGCAAGGGATGAAGGAGTTTGTCTCGGAGGTGTCCAGTTTGGGGAGGTTGAGGCACAGAAACTTGGTTCAGTTGCAGGGTTGGTGCAGGAGAAAGGACGAGCTGCTTCTCGTCTATGAGTTCATGCCTAATGGAAGCCTCGATACCTTCTTGTTCAATGCGAAGAAGAGGCACCTCAGCTGGGACGAAAGGTTCAAGATTCTCAAGGGAATCGCCTCCGGCCTTCTGTATTTACACGAAGGATGGGAGCAGGTGGTGATTCACAGAGATGTGAAGGCGAGCAACGTTTTGTTGGACGCCGAACTGAACGGGAAGTTGGGGGACTTTGGGCTGGCCAGGCTGTATGAGCATGGGACTAATCCGCAGACGACCCACATAGTGGGCACACTTGGGTACATGGCGCCGGAGCTGTCGATCACCGGAAAGGCGACGAAGAGCTCCGACGTCTTCGGATTCGGCGCCTTTCTCCTTGAGATGGCCTGTGGAAGGAGGCCGGTCGAGGCGACGAGGCCGAGCGATGAAATGGTTCTGGTGAGCTGGGTACACATGTGCTGGAGGAGGGGAGAGCTGCTCTCCGTGGTGGATGACAGGCTGGGGAAGAAGTATGTGGAGGCGGAGGTGGAGCTGGTGCTGAAGCTTGGAGTGCTCTGCTCTCAGACTGTGCCGGAAGCTCGACCGAGCATGAGGCAGGTGGTTCAGTTCCTCGATGGAGATGTGCCACTGCAGGAAGTCCCTCTGGAGAAGCTGCTTGTTGAGGACGACCTCGGCTACGACCAACTGGTCATGGCCTACCCTTCTTCAGACAAATTCACTTCCAAGTCCAGTTCGCGCATGGAGAACTCGGAGGTCTCTAGGGATTTGTACCTTCCACAGTCTGGATATTGA